Part of the Methanolobus chelungpuianus genome is shown below.
CGAGAAGAACTATGCAACCGTACCTCAGGGCAAGACCTTCCAGGAGTGCTATGACGTCAAGACCATAACACCAACCGACGAGTACGTCCAGGTCTACGAGGGCGCACGCAAGAAACTCGAGGGCTTGGGCCTCGTCTTCTGAGTGTAAGAGAAAAAGCTCGGCCAGTGAGGCTCTCACTGGCATTTTTTATCGAGAGTTATGTAACTAATAATCATTTACAATAAAATCAGTGAGAGGAGACATTCCAATGGATGGATATTGGACAATAATCAATGGAATTATATACTTGCTGGCTTTCGCTTTGATAGGATGGGTTCTTCTGGATGCCAGTAAAGTCTCTAAAAAAATGAAGAGGTGAGATTTTGACTGAACAAATGACGGAATCACCCGGATTGGTCAAATCCCTCAGGCCATACCATGTTTGGGCTCTTGGTGTAGGGATAGTTCTTGTGGGTGAATACATGGGATGGAACTTCACCATCGCAAAAGGGGGAGTTCTCGGATCCCTGCTTGCCATGCTTGTTGCAGGGACTATGTATATCATGATATCCCTGTGTGCAAGTGAACTCGGGTCTGCCACAAAGCTGGCGGGAGGACCGTACGACTGGGCCAGGTTGTTCATAGGACCGGGTGCTGCCGCCAGTGTCGGTCTTGCAGTATATATGGAGTATATAGCTCTTGAGGCGGCTGATGCCATTGTAGTTGCTTTTATTGCACAGGAGATATTCCCTGAACTGCAGGTATTCCCTGTGACTCTGCTTGTAATAGCAACCCTGACATTCATCAACTATAGGGGTGTTGTGGCTGCTCTTACCTTGAACTTCTTTATGACTGCCATAGCTTTTCTGGCTATTATAGTGTTCTTCTTCTCCGGGACCTTCGGGGTATTTGACCTGCAGCCTGAAAGGCTCTTCCAGGGAGCAGTTCCCAACGGGCTTATAGGCTTGTTTGCAGCATTGCAGTTTGGTCCGTGGTTCTTCCTGGGTATCGAGGGAGCTGCCATGTGTGCCGAAGAGTGCAAGCAGCCTTCAAGGGCAGTGCCACTGGGACAACAGGCAGGAATGATCACGCTGCTCGTCGGTGCGGCAATGACGCTCTTCGTATGTACGATGCTCCTTGATTCCAGCGTACCGGCAGAAGGTCTTGGTGTATCTGTCTACCCGCTTTTCGAGGCGGCACAGGCGAGTGGGATTTATCTGCTCATAGCTTTCCTGGCGCTCGGTACATTGCTTACATGCCTTTCAAGTGCTAACGGATGTGTCTGTGACTCTTCAAGATCATGGTTCGCACTTTCCAGGGATCACTTCGTATCTCCGTGGTTCTCTACCGTGCACCCGAAATACCAGACGCCCTACAGGGCTGTGATCTTTACAATGCCCATTGCCATAGCATTCGCATTCAGCGGATACCTGGACCAGGTCATCACTTTCTCCATAGTATCGGGATTGTTGTGCTATGTTTTGATACCTTTCTCC
Proteins encoded:
- a CDS encoding monomethylamine:corrinoid methyltransferase, translated to EKNYATVPQGKTFQECYDVKTITPTDEYVQVYEGARKKLEGLGLVF
- a CDS encoding APC family permease, whose protein sequence is MTESPGLVKSLRPYHVWALGVGIVLVGEYMGWNFTIAKGGVLGSLLAMLVAGTMYIMISLCASELGSATKLAGGPYDWARLFIGPGAAASVGLAVYMEYIALEAADAIVVAFIAQEIFPELQVFPVTLLVIATLTFINYRGVVAALTLNFFMTAIAFLAIIVFFFSGTFGVFDLQPERLFQGAVPNGLIGLFAALQFGPWFFLGIEGAAMCAEECKQPSRAVPLGQQAGMITLLVGAAMTLFVCTMLLDSSVPAEGLGVSVYPLFEAAQASGIYLLIAFLALGTLLTCLSSANGCVCDSSRSWFALSRDHFVSPWFSTVHPKYQTPYRAVIFTMPIAIAFAFSGYLDQVITFSIVSGLLCYVLIPFSLIRFRKMFPMHVSKVRPFVSPLQPWIAWFAMAIAIVIMSTLFWGYRYNLLFALAFYLIAYFYFHNRHKKYIKHFDWGKEMGWPNPSHHKTEAVE